In Podospora pseudopauciseta strain CBS 411.78 chromosome 3, whole genome shotgun sequence, one genomic interval encodes:
- a CDS encoding hypothetical protein (EggNog:ENOG503PWW4), with the protein MAVSVDRYLTKIRADPPTVIVSDQIEGEGETIRLQWINVLREADYTAKMAVFFRLNKLIIDNALHTAGENNANELRGFLFLMALSVAHELIHTFVGFLTGDGGRDTPDSIR; encoded by the exons ATGGCAGTGTCTGTGGACCGGTACCTCACCAAAATCCGGGCTGACCCCCCTACCGTCATCGTCAGTGACCAGATAGAAGGCGAAGGTGAAACTATTCGCTTGCAGTGGATCAATGTGCTTAGAGAAGCCGACTACACCGCCAAGATGGCGGTGTTTTTCCGACTAAACAAACTG ATCATCGACAACGCACTCCACACAGCCGGAGAGAACAACGCCAACGAGCTCCGAGGCTTCTTGTTCCTCATGGCCCTGTCCGTTGCACACGAGCTGATCCACACCTTTGTCGGGTTCCTCACTGGAGATGGCGGGCGAGACACGCCCGACAGCATTCGCTAA